TGGCTGGGCCGAGGGGTGCAGGCCTGGGTGTGGGGGGCGGGCTTCCTCCTCTTCGCCGCCGGCAGCGCGGCGTGCGCCCTGGGCGTGCTGCGTCACGAGGCGGCGCCAGCGCGGGTGGGCCCGGTGGAGGAGGGGAAGGCGGAGTCTCCGGGCGTGGCGCGCACCCTGGGCTGGCTGGGATTGAGTGCGTGTGCCTCGGTGCTGCTGCTGGCCACGACGAACCAGCTCTCGCAGGACGTGTCGGCCGGGCCCTTCGTCTGGGTGCTGCCGCTGGCCCTGTATCTCGTCACCTTCATCATCGCCTTCGAGCGCGAGGCCCTCTACTCGCGCCCCCTCACCGCGCTGCTGCTGTTGCTGGCGGTGGGCGGGGTGACGCGCATCACCTACGAGGGCGCGCACGTGCCCCTGTTCGTGCAACTGCTCGTCCACTCCACGGCGCTCTTCTCCGGGGCCCTGCTGTGCCACGGGGAGCTGTACCGGCTGCGGCCCGCGCCGCGTCACCTCGGCGCCTTCTACCTCTGGGTGTCCGCGGGCGGCGTGCTCGGCGCGGCCCTCGTCCACCTGGTGGCCCCGCGCGTCTTCAGCCTCTATCTGGAGTACCCCCTCACCCTGGGCCTCTGCTGCTTCATGGCGGCGCTCATCCTCCTGCGGCGCGCCCCGGACGAGACGATCGTCCGGGCCTCGCTCCGGTATGTGCCGGCCCTGTTGCTCCTGCTCGTGGCCGGCGGTCTCGGCATGGCGGTGTCGGACGAGCGCCGCGTGGTCGAGTCGTGGCGCGGCTTCTTCGGCGTGGTGCAGGTGACGGAGCCGCTGAGCCGGGAGGACGAGGAGCATGCGTTCGTGCTGCGGCACGGAGACATCGTCCACGGCTTCCAGTACACGCGGCCGGAGCGGCGCATGCGGCCCACGGCCTATTACACGCCCGAGAGCGGGCTGGGGCTGGCCCTCACCGAGCAGCGGCGGCTCAAGGAGGCGGCAGGGCTGCCAGCCTCGCTGCGCGTAGGGGTGCTGGGGTTGGGCGTGGGGACGACGGCCGCGCTGGGGCGCTCCGGGGACACGCTGCGCTTCTATGAGATCGACCCGCAGATCATCTCCCTGGCGCGGGGCCTGGGCGGCTACTTCTCCTATCTGAGCGACACTCCGGCCCGGGTCGAAGTGGTGGAGGGGGACGCGCGCATCCTGCTCGAGCAGGAGCTGGCGCGCGGCCAGCCGCAGGGCTTCGACGTGCTCGCGGTGGATGTCTTCAGCTCGGACTCCATCCCGGTGCACCTGCTCACCGAGGAGGCGGTGGACGTCTACCGGCGGCACCTGGCGCCCGGGGGGGTGCTGGCGTTGCACATCAGCAACGTGCACCTGGACCTGCTACCCGTCGCCGTGGCGCACGCGTGGTTCTCCGGCCTGCATGCCACGCTGGTGGCGACGGAGACGAACGGGGACGCGCGCGGCAGCTCCTGGGTGCTGATGGACAAGGAGGGGCGCTTCACCCGGGGGGACACCTTCTCGCGCGAGGGCGAGCGGGTGCGGCGGCTGGCCTACTCCGAGGCCCCGAGCAAGCGGTGGACGGACGAGCGCAGCAGCCTGCTGCCATTCCTCAGGGCGCTCGGAGTGGACCGGGGGGGCCTCGTCGAGGATCCCGCCGAGGAGCCCGCTCCCGTGGCGGCTCCCGCCGGGCCCTGAGGAGCCGGCACCCGCCCCCTGGGCCGTTCCTCGTCCGAGGCCCGGCCCCGCCTGCCTGCCCTGGGTTCCCGAGGGCCTCGCCGGGATGCAGTGGGGCGCCCGGGTCCGACTGGGGGGCATGGTGTGGGGCTTGTGTGGGAACGCCGGTTCCCAAACTCGAGCCCTCAGGCCGTTCACTGCCCGTCATCTGGCCCGGTACGCGGTTTGCTCCCGTGCCTCGCGGCAAGGGGGCACAAGACGGTGATTCGTAGACTGCTTGGGGCGTGTGGTGTGGCGGCGTTGGTGGCAGGGGCATGGGCGTGCGGTGACTCGACGGAGGCGCCGACGCGTCCGGCGCAGGAGGATGTGCCGGCGCCCATTGACGGCACGCCTCCCGATTCGGGCTCGTCGACTCCGCCCAAGGATGGTGGAGACGTCACGCCACCGCCCGATGCGGGAGGCCCACCGCCTCCTCCCGATGGGGGCACTCCGCCGGATGGCGGCTCCGGTCCCGTGCAGTCGGTCCCGGACCCGTGGCCCCGGGAGGCCTCGGTCAACTTCACCCAGCGCTTCGGCGTGGGCCGGCCTCGCGACGTGGCCGTGGATGAGGGCTTCAACATCTGGCTGCTCAACGGCAACCAGATTGGCGTGCTGCGTCCCGGAGACAGCCAGCCCATCTGGGTGACGAACCTCGGTCAGGCCGGCAGGGGCTTCTCCTCCAGGGTCATCTGCGGCGGCAGCGCCGGCCGCGCCTACGTGGGCTACTACGCCGACGAGCTCGATGATCCCCATCGCCTGTCCTACGAGGATCCCTCCTACGGCGAGGGGGATGTGGACGTGGTGAAGCTCACTCCGGATGGCAACATCGTCATGGAGGAGCACCTCTTCCGTTCGTTCCGGCGGGACAAGGAGAAGAACGACGGGAGCCTCACCTGGAACCCGCCGACCAACGTCGGCCTGCGCAACTCGAACAACTGGACGTACGACGAGGATCGCGCGGTGCTCAGCTGCGTGAGGGTGATGCGCGGCCGGGACAAGGGCGAGGTGTACGTCGGCACCAACCACGGCGTGTCGCGCATCAAGGGGCTCTACTACAACAGCCACCGCCACCCGGTGTGGTGGGAGGGCACCACCCAGCGCGCCGGTTACACCTATGGTCTGGGCATCTCCCAGAGCGGTGACGTGCTCATCGCCAACGAGTGGACCTTCGGCATCGTCACGCCCAACGCGGACCTCGGCGTCTGGGATTGGATGAGCCCCAAGGAGCTCAACCCGATGAAGGTGGAGTCCTCGTACCTCCCCGAGGTCAACTCCCTGGAGACGTTCGACAGCTGGCGCGCCTTCGAGCAGACGAAGGATGGCAGCTACTACCTGGGCAGCAAGGATTACGGCCTGTGGGAGATGTCCATCATCTCGCGCGGCAATCCCTTCCAGAAGGGCAAGAAGATCGCGGGCCTGCCCACCGACGCCATCCAGTCGCTTGCGGCCACGGATGATGGCTCGCTCTTCATCGGCACCGAGAACGCCGGCCTGTGGCGGCTGGACGCGAACAAGAACCTCACGCGCGTGACGGACGTGCCGGGCGGGGATGTGCGCCGGCTCATCTATGACCCCAATGGCACCCCGGCGATGCTCTACGTCCTCACCAACGCGGGGCTCACCGTCCTCCGGGGTTACTGAGTGAGGGACGCGGGGGGCGACGTCTCCTGGCGTCGCCTCCGAGCGCGCGGGGCGGTTCTCCGTTAGGGTTCGAGGTGTGAAGAGAACCTCGTACCGGAAGCTGGGGCTGCTCAGCGCGCTGTACTTCGTTCAGGGGCTGCCCTACGGCTTCCAGACCACCGCGCTGGCCGTGTACCTGCGCACCCAGGGCGTGTCGCTGATGGTCATCAGCAGCATCGGGCTCCTGTCGCTCCCGTGGATGGGCAAGGCGCTGTGGGCTCCCCTGGTGGACCGCTATGGCTCGGAGCGCATCGGCCGGCGCAAGTCGTGGATATTGCCCATGCAGGCCGGGATGGCGGCCGCCTGCGCGGCGGCGGCGTTCGTCCCGGTGCCGGGCGCGCTGACGGTGCTGCTGGGGCTCGTCTTCCTGATGAACCTCTTCGCCGCCACGCAGGACATCGCGGTGGATGGGTTCGCGGTGGACCTGCTGGAGCCGCACGAGCTGGGGTGGGGCAACACGGCCCAGGTGGTGGGCTACAAGGCGGGGATGC
This is a stretch of genomic DNA from Archangium violaceum. It encodes these proteins:
- a CDS encoding spermidine synthase, whose amino-acid sequence is MPMLRYAVTLFLSAFLLFGVQPLAGKYSLPWFGGTPAVWTTCMLFFQAMLLGGYAYSYASVRWLSPKRQARVHLALLGLTVVVLLGRALLVGSPVAPGPEWRPAADGISTTRLLAMLAATLGLPFFTLSTSAPLLQSWFSLMRPGASPYRLYALSNTASLLSLLAYPVLVEPWLGRGVQAWVWGAGFLLFAAGSAACALGVLRHEAAPARVGPVEEGKAESPGVARTLGWLGLSACASVLLLATTNQLSQDVSAGPFVWVLPLALYLVTFIIAFEREALYSRPLTALLLLLAVGGVTRITYEGAHVPLFVQLLVHSTALFSGALLCHGELYRLRPAPRHLGAFYLWVSAGGVLGAALVHLVAPRVFSLYLEYPLTLGLCCFMAALILLRRAPDETIVRASLRYVPALLLLLVAGGLGMAVSDERRVVESWRGFFGVVQVTEPLSREDEEHAFVLRHGDIVHGFQYTRPERRMRPTAYYTPESGLGLALTEQRRLKEAAGLPASLRVGVLGLGVGTTAALGRSGDTLRFYEIDPQIISLARGLGGYFSYLSDTPARVEVVEGDARILLEQELARGQPQGFDVLAVDVFSSDSIPVHLLTEEAVDVYRRHLAPGGVLALHISNVHLDLLPVAVAHAWFSGLHATLVATETNGDARGSSWVLMDKEGRFTRGDTFSREGERVRRLAYSEAPSKRWTDERSSLLPFLRALGVDRGGLVEDPAEEPAPVAAPAGP